A genomic stretch from Kribbella jejuensis includes:
- a CDS encoding CGNR zinc finger domain-containing protein, with translation MRTEFTWVGGRSSVDFTATLGKREQTPFERIPETDDLARWFEESGLTKEAPAVTPAVRGTAIELREALYRLFTGTAVTADVGVVNRWSSRRLPGPRLTPELGLEPAPLDATDLLSTLARDAIELLTGPYADRIRACASDDCSLLFVDTSRPGRRRWCSMNTCGARAKMSTYRAVD, from the coding sequence ATGCGGACGGAGTTCACCTGGGTCGGCGGCCGCTCGTCGGTCGACTTCACGGCGACGCTCGGCAAGCGGGAACAGACGCCCTTCGAGCGGATCCCGGAGACCGACGACCTCGCCCGATGGTTCGAGGAGTCCGGCCTGACCAAGGAGGCGCCGGCGGTCACCCCCGCCGTGCGCGGGACGGCGATCGAACTGCGCGAGGCGCTGTACAGGTTGTTCACCGGTACGGCGGTCACGGCAGACGTCGGCGTGGTCAACCGCTGGAGCAGCCGCCGGCTCCCCGGCCCGCGTCTCACGCCTGAGCTCGGTCTGGAGCCTGCACCCCTCGACGCGACCGATCTGCTCAGCACGTTGGCGAGGGACGCGATCGAGCTGCTGACCGGGCCGTACGCGGACCGGATCCGGGCCTGCGCCTCCGACGACTGCTCACTGCTGTTCGTCGACACGAGTCGGCCCGGGCGCCGACGGTGGTGCTCGATGAACACCTGCGGCGCCCGCGCCAAGATGTCGACGTACCGCGCGGTGGATTGA